The following proteins are encoded in a genomic region of Leptospiraceae bacterium:
- the hflX gene encoding GTPase HflX — translation MNKISGNIGGLKSSQLQKLKNLGDRRLKDNLLISMDIARIMGEISRDINRQIGILIDRTGHITHVMVGDHSSIEIPHLDRLRSTGNRLRGLRLIHTHLNEEKLSEEDLADLVLLRLDYITAVIPDESGLPRYFYSAHANTEPESEMLWVIQEKEYPGQLKSGFLEEVQSLEFNLGKYKSNLKEATGRNRAFLIGVHLNHKKHHRSIESSILELKELCRTAEIHVVDSFYQRKNSLDAATVIGTGKIKEILLKAVQKEVELLVFDLDLSPSQAKKISDYCDLKVIDRTQLILDIFARNAKSRDGKLQVELAQLKYLKGRLSELDDNMSRLTGGIGGRGPGETKLEIGKRRVEEKISRLEKELKALRQRRELNRKQRKRNEVPVVAIVGYTNAGKSTLLNVLTNSDVIAENKLFATLDPTTRRIRFPEEREIILSDTVGFIHDLPPDLTNAFKATLEELGDADLLLHVIDISNPIHSEQVQSVENILSSLDLQNVKRINVYNKMDALEEGFKVPDDGIGISTINKNGLEELLDEIENALWE, via the coding sequence ATCAATAAAATCAGCGGTAATATCGGTGGACTCAAAAGCAGTCAACTACAAAAATTAAAAAATCTTGGAGATCGAAGGCTTAAGGATAATTTATTGATAAGCATGGATATCGCACGCATTATGGGTGAGATTTCGAGAGATATCAATAGACAAATTGGAATTCTAATTGATCGCACGGGACATATAACGCACGTAATGGTGGGTGACCACAGCTCCATTGAAATTCCACACTTAGACAGACTCCGCTCTACAGGGAATCGCCTACGGGGTCTTCGACTCATTCATACTCATTTAAACGAGGAGAAGCTAAGCGAAGAAGACTTGGCGGATTTAGTTCTATTGCGCCTAGATTACATCACAGCCGTAATTCCCGATGAATCTGGACTTCCCCGCTATTTTTACTCTGCTCATGCAAACACAGAGCCTGAAAGTGAAATGCTCTGGGTCATCCAAGAGAAAGAATATCCGGGACAACTTAAATCAGGATTCCTGGAAGAGGTTCAATCCTTAGAATTTAACCTTGGTAAATATAAAAGCAATCTCAAAGAAGCTACTGGAAGAAATCGCGCCTTTCTAATTGGCGTTCACTTAAATCACAAAAAACACCATCGCAGCATCGAAAGCTCCATCCTAGAACTAAAAGAGCTTTGTAGAACCGCAGAAATTCATGTAGTGGATAGTTTCTACCAACGAAAGAACTCCCTTGACGCAGCCACTGTCATAGGAACAGGAAAAATCAAAGAAATCCTACTCAAGGCTGTCCAGAAAGAAGTGGAGCTTTTAGTATTCGATCTAGACTTAAGCCCATCCCAGGCTAAGAAAATTTCTGATTACTGTGATCTCAAAGTAATTGATAGAACTCAATTGATTTTAGACATCTTTGCGCGTAACGCCAAAAGTCGAGATGGAAAACTTCAAGTAGAGCTTGCTCAGCTTAAATACTTAAAAGGTAGATTATCTGAGCTAGATGATAATATGTCAAGACTCACCGGTGGAATTGGTGGTAGAGGTCCGGGAGAAACGAAACTAGAAATTGGAAAGAGAAGAGTAGAGGAGAAAATTTCTCGTTTAGAAAAGGAACTGAAAGCTCTTCGTCAAAGACGAGAATTAAACAGAAAGCAGCGCAAAAGAAATGAAGTTCCTGTAGTAGCGATTGTAGGTTATACAAACGCAGGAAAATCTACTTTGCTAAATGTTCTCACTAATTCCGATGTCATAGCAGAAAACAAACTATTTGCCACACTTGATCCAACCACAAGAAGAATTCGATTTCCCGAAGAGAGAGAAATCATTCTTTCTGACACAGTTGGGTTTATTCATGATTTGCCGCCAGATCTTACCAATGCTTTTAAAGCTACGCTAGAAGAGTTAGGAGACGCTGATTTACTTCTTCACGTAATTGATATTTCCAATCCAATCCATTCTGAGCAAGTGCAATCGGTAGAAAATATTCTTTCCTCTTTGGATTTACAAAATGTGAAAAGGATCAATGTATACAATAAAATGGATGCTTTGGAAGAAGGATTTAAAGTTCCTGATGATGGAATCGGAATTTCTACAATCAATAAAAATGGATTAGAAGAATTACTAGACGAAATCGAGAACGCGTTATGGGAATAA